A single window of Bos javanicus breed banteng chromosome 19, ARS-OSU_banteng_1.0, whole genome shotgun sequence DNA harbors:
- the AKAP1 gene encoding A-kinase anchor protein 1, mitochondrial produces the protein MTIQFRSLFPLALPGVLALLGWWWFFSRKKEPLDSHDRAAEAGAVALRAGPEAQEVLPVEDSRPGAASPPPERELCGGGRPSPEPAALLRAHPACRRSESSGSLPNPADTRLRPGARKEVELTLAGDEAKAVPLECPLPAPKGLPFPHEAVEVCKREAVLGRPGGRGRQGQPAAPAEKPAPEEKARETGGAEGTGDAVLGENVLEEGPAAWEPAPELELQSSRAAGAGEKDPGRLLEEAVVEAAPEEETLAPRGLAGRAWDGTFPQEQGGEETWDRSEKIEQAAFQIISKVILEATEEVLATTMGRIAGRVYQASATQPQGLKEESCAPASQKTPLGLEASEPTLAAVEAAPGLRDTALPSTEPPAGDLPAPKTYVSCLSSPLSSPTKDRKPKNSAHHISLAPCPLPAAPLRELLDEAGGTGEETTHVPCVSDGGQAVPCGAASGQCSDSASTSGLEDCCLETSPSPRGEAATPPLPESTVPVSNGVLKGELSDLGTEDGWTVDAEADHSGGSDGNSMDSVDSCCGFRKPDDFQNAQAGSNPKKVDLIIWEIEVPKHLVGRLIGKQGRYVSFLKQTSGAKIYISTLPYTQNIQVCHIEGSQHHVDKALNLIGKKFKELNLTNIYAPPLPSLALPSLPMTSWLMLPDGVTVEVIVVNQVNAGHLFVQQHTHPTFHALRSLDQQMYLCYSQPGIPTLPTPVEITVICAAPGVDGAWWRAQVVAAYEDTNEVEIRYVDYGGYKRVKVDVLRQIRSDFVTLPFQGAEVLLDSVMPLSDDDHFSPEADAAMSEMTGNTALLAQVTSYSPTGLPLIQLWSVVGDEVVLINRSLVERGLAQWVDSCYSSL, from the exons ATGACGATCCAGTTCCGTTCACTCTTCCCCCTGGCCCTGCCTGGAGTGCTGGCGCTCCTCGGCTGGTGGTGGTTTTTCTCCCGTAAAAAAGAGCCCCTCGACAGCCACGACAGAGCAGCGGAGGCCGGTGCGGTGGCGCTGCGGGCCGGCCCTGAGGCCCAGGAGGTGCTCCCAGTGGAAGACTCGCGGCCTGGAGCAGCCAGCCCACCGCCTGAGAGGGAGCTGTGCGGTGGTGGCAGGCCCTCGCCGGAGCCGGCGGCCCTGTTGCGGGCACACCCGGCCTGCCGGAGGTCCGAGTCCTCGGGCAGCCTTCCGAACCCCGCGGACACGAGACTCCGCCCGGGAGCGCGCAAGGAGGTGGAGCTCACCCTCGCGGGCGACGAAGCCAAGGCTGTCCCTCTAGAGTGTCCCCTGCCAGCCCCCAAGGGCCTTCCGTTCCCCCACGAGGCAGTCGAGGTGTGTAAGCGAGAGGCCGTGCTGGGCCGGCCGGGGGGACGGGGCCGCCAGGGTCAGCCTGCAGCCCCCGCGGAAAAGCCGGCCCCTGAAGAGAAGGCCCGGGAGACAGGGGGCGCCGAAGGCACGGGGGACGCGGTGCTGGGAGAGAACGTGCTGGAGGAAGGGCCGGCGGCCTGGGAGCCAGCCCCCGAGTTAGAGTTACAGAGCAGCCGGGCGGCCGGAGCGGGAGAGAAGGACCCGGGCCGCCTGCTGGAGGAGGCCGTGGTGGAGGCGGCACCCGAGGAGGAGACGCTGGCGCCGCGGGGCCTGGCGGGCCGAGCCTGGGATGGAACCTTTCCCcaggagcagggtggggaggagacTTGGGACAGAAGCGAGAAGATCGAGCAGGCTGCCTTCCAGATCATCTCCAAAGTGATCCTGGAGGCCACCGAGGAGGTGCTGGCCACCACCATGGGCAGGATTGCAGGCCGGGTGTATCAGGCCTCAGCCACCCAGCCCCAAGGGCTGAAGGAGGAGAGCTGTGCCCCCGCCAGCCAGAAAACCCCCCTGGGCCTGGAGGCCTCGGAGCCTACCCTGGCTGCGGTAGAGGCGGCCCCGGGTCTGAGGGACACGGCCCTCCCCTCCACAGAGCCTCCGGCAGGGGACCTGCCAGCGCCAAAGACCTACGTGAGCTGCCTGAGCAGCCCTCTGTCCAGCCCCACCAAGGACAGGAAGCCAAAGAACTCTGCACACCACATCTCCCTGGCCCCCTGCCCTCTGCCGGCTGCCCCCCTCCGCGAGTTGCTGGACGAGGCAGGCGGCACCGGGGAAGAGaccacccatgtcccctgcgtgtCTGACGGCGGCCAGGCTGTCCCCTGTGGCGCGGCCTCTGGGCAGTGCTCAGATTCCGCCAGCACCTCGGGGCTTGAAGACTGTTGTCTGGagacctcccccagccccaggggcGAGGCCGCCACCCCACCGCTGCCCGAAAGTACTGTGCCCGTCAGCAATGGGGTGCTGAAGGGGGAGCTGTCAGACTTGGGGACTGAGGACGGATGGACCGTGGACGCGGAAGCAGACCATTCGGGAG GCTCAGACGGGAACAGCATGGACTCGGTGGACAGCTGCTGTGGCTTCAGGAAGCCTGACGATTTCCAGAATGCCCAGGCAGGCTCCAATCCCAAGAAGGTCGACCTGATCATCTGGGAGATCGAGGTGCCAAAG CACCTGGTTGGTCGGTTGATTGGCAAGCAGGGACGCTACGTGAGTTTTCTCAAGCAGACATCTGGTGCCAAGATCTACATCTCCACCCTGCCTTACACCCAGAACATCCAGGTCTGCCACATCGAAG GCTCTCAGCATCATGTGGACAAGGCGCTGAACTTGATTGGCAAGAAGTTCAAAGAACTGAACCTCACCAACATTTACGCTCCCCCGCTGCCTTCGCTGGCACTGCCTTCTCTTCCAATGACTTCCTGG CTCATGCTCCCGGACGGCGTCACTGTGGAGGTAATCGTGGTCAACCAGGTCAACGCCGGGCACCTGTTTGTGCAGCAGCACACACACCCCACCTTCCACGCGCTGCGCAGCCTGGACCAGCAGATGTACCTCTGCTACTCTCAGCCTGGCATCCCCACCTTGCCCACCCCAGTGGAGA TAACAGTCATCTGCGCTGCTCCTGGCGTGGACGGGGCCTGGTGGCGAGCCCAGGTGGTGGCCGCCTACGAGGACACCAACGAGGTCGAGATTCGCTACGTCGACTATGGTGGCTACAAGAGGGTGAAGGTAGACGTGCTGCGGCAGATCCG gtctgactttgtgaccctgcCGTTCCAGGGAGCGGAGGTGCTTCTGGACAGCGTGATGCCCCTGTCAG ACGATGACCACTTCTCCCCCGAGGCGGACGCGGCTATGAGCGAGATGACGGGGAACACAGCGCTGCTGGCTCAG GTTACGAGTTACAGCCCAACCGGCCTTCCTCTGATTCAACTGTGGAGCGTGGTTGGAGATGAA GTGGTGTTGATAAACCGGTCGCTGGTGGAGCGAGGACTCGCTCAGTGGGTGGACAGCTGCTACTCGAGCCTCTGA